The nucleotide sequence AGTTCGATGGTCATTCCCAGGTCGTCCACCTTGGCAACCACGTCAGGAATGATCACCGTTTGGTAAATGGCTTCTAGCAATCAGATGCGATCGACAATGGCAAGATTAGAAAGGGCAGAGGTATCGCTGACAACAATCGTAGCCAGCCCCGATCGCGCAGGTGCTGAACATCTTGCTCAAGGTCTTCTACATCGTAGTGAACACAGATACCTCGATCTGCCAGCAGCTTTTGAAAGTCCATGATGTAAATTCCTGCAATTTTGCTGGCTCTGCCAAGGCTGATATGATTTTGCTGAAAGAGGGCGATCGCAATTTCTCGGCGCAGGTCTGATTCTGTAAGGGCCAGGTCATCAGGTAGGTCAATAGTAATTTGCATGGTTTTGAGTCCGCTGAATTCAACGATTGTTATAGCGTTTCTCAATTGAGTGAGGTGTGGGGGTGTGAAGCACAGTGGGGTGCTCCGCACCCTCACTGTGCTTCACACCCCTGAAAAGGGCTACAAACGGCTCATGCTTAAGGCTCTGAATCCTTAAGGTTCTCTTCAGAAACTAGCTCTGAAAATTAGAAGTCCAAAATGAGAATTGCTGACTTCACCTAACTATGGCTTGACAATTAGCAGCTCTTTTCTAGCTGAATCCCCTGCGAAGTTGCCAGCACCCACGATGATATCACCGCTTTGTAGATGCCAGTCATTCAGAACAGAGTTGTAAGCATATAGACCGTAACAACGGAAACGAAAATAGTTGGTCGGATCAATTCCCATAATCCCAATTCCCCAGGGGCTACGAATGATAAACTCAGCATTGGCGCTGGTGTTCATGTTGCCAGCCCGCTGGAGGCGGTTGTTGCTCGTGTCAATGATCCAACCATCAATCCGTGTGCCATTAGCCGCGAAGGCAAAACGCTCTAACCGGTTACCACCCAAGCACAGAGCATGAATCCCGTTGCCATCGGTCACGAGAATTTGGTGTTGTACCGGATTGGAAGGACATAGATTGTCGGCCAGGGCAAAATTGTGGGTATTGTGGACAACATAGCCGCCCAGATTTTCACCATTGGCGTGCATCGCGACGGACGTTAACACACCACCTACCATTTTCAGCACGCCGATTCCCCAGGGGCTACTAATCAAAATCTCGTCCATTCCGTCGCCGTCGAGGTCAGCAATCAGACGAATCACATTACTCGCACTGTCAAACAGCCAACCACCGAAGCGAGTTCCATTGGGGGCCATATAGATATGATTGCTGTTTTGCAGCGAGATAATGCCGAGTCCCCAGGGACTGGTCAACACCATGTCTTTTCTGCGATCGCTATCAAACTGTCCGCAGCCCCAATAGGTATTGCCCGTATTGACTGTCGTGTCAAGTAGCCACCCTCCTAACCGAGTTCCATTTTGATGAATCCGGCTAGGCACAAGCGATACGCCATCATATTCCAGTGTTGCCATGCCCCAGGAACTCCACACCAGAATTTCTCGCTTCTCGGTTCCAGTAAAGTTCTCAACCCCCATAATCCGATCGCGCCCTGAGTTGACAGTGGCATCGTAGCGCCACCCCCCAAACCAGGTATCTCTAGGCGCACCCATCAAAGCTCGGAAGTGAGTGCCGTCATATTTGAGTAATCCAATTCCCCAATCACTGGTTACGACAAATTCATCAATTCCATCCCCATCCACGTCGCCGATGCCGCGAATTGGATTGAATGCAGCATCAAAATTCCAGCCGTCAATCCAGGCCCGATTCGGATGGACCTCCACCGATCTCAATTCGGAATTGAGTGCCAGAATACCCAAGCCATTTTTGTTGCGAAGGCGCAGTGTCCAATCCCCATTGAGGCTCCAGAAATAGGCTCTTTTGCGCTGGATATTATAAGTACTCAACCCTCCATCATTGGCCTGGGCATTGAAATAGCTTTTCCAACAGCTACCCAGATTGGCGCGATCGGATAAGCAGAAGCCTTCTGTAAAGCCATTGGGGGAGTCATTAAAGCCCTTGGCTCTAGAAAAGATAGCAGCACAGTTGGTGTAAAAGAGAATGCCCTCTGCATTGTTCCAGCGCCCATAGCTGCTGCTGGTGTAAGGGCCTGCTTGAGTTTCAGGGATTGAGTTAACGTTACAACCACCGTGAATGATGATGCTGGCCCCTGCATCTTTGAGCGTATTGTAGTGCCACAGTGTTCGGTGTAGATACAGATCTGCAAAGTCACCATACTCTTCGAAGCTGGGAATATGTTGGCCTGATCGATAAATCCATCTAGGCGGTAAGCCTCCAGCTTCAGTTGCAAGTACGGCTGGATCCGTGCCAGGTTTAAACTCAGAAATCCGAGCGTTGGAATGAGCAATGATGTACTTCAGCACAGCAGGCGTTTTATAGAACTGCACATACTGTTGAAGATTGGCGTGGGCAGTTTTCACACAGGGTTGAAAATCTGTTGCTGCTGCATTCACCAAGCCCTCATACCAATCTGGTGCAAAGTCTGTAGATCCGGAGATCACGGCGCCTCGGAAGGGCAAATGGGAAAATGCTCCATTGCGAAAACGATGGTTGCGATCGAAATAGCCAATCAGTAATCGTCTCTCTAAGTCAATATCCTGGAAATTGAACAATTCCTCTTCGCTATTGAACAATGGTGTTGGGCTAGTCACCGCCTGTGGATTGCCGGCAGCATCCAAAAAGGCTCGCCCATCCGTACCCCGTAACGCAGGGTTGGGATTCACTGCTACCCGAAAAGCATTAATCCGTGAAACAGTGATATCAGGCTTTGCCAGGATATTGACCATGGCGCGATCGGCAAAATCAACCTCCTGATTCCGCTCAGTTTGATTCAACCGAAGTCGGAGGAAGGGGCTTGGGGTGGTGCGATGCTCCAGAATTGAGTAGATAGCATCATCGATAAAAAATGCATCGCGAAAAGGTTGGCTGCGGCGAATTGTGAAATTGGTGGACGAAAATTCACAGTTTCTAACAGATTCCCCATCAAACCAACCAATTGCTGTTGTAGTAGCATCTGGAATTGCGGTGATCTCTTCCGCTGTAAAGTCGTTTTGCTGATAGATTGCCTCCCAGTTGCCCGTTAGATCAGCCAAAACAATCTCAGCTCTCTCACTGATTAACTCAGTACCGATCGCAAGCTGACGCGGGGCTAAAAATCCAGGGCACCAGGATACTCGTCTGACCAGGGATGCTTCGGGAAAATTGCCGATTAACAACACGCCTTCAAAGTTGACAAAAGTAGATTTCACTTCTCGGAAAAACTCGCGCAGGGCTAGTACAGTTCGTCCATCTTTGTGGGCAGGGCCACGATATAGATCTGCAAGAATAAAGCGTGTATGCAATCCTTCCGCCCGAAGGTCACCTTTCAAGCGTTGCAAACGACGCACCAAATCTGACCGTAAGCTGGCATTACCCGGACTATCTAACAACCGTGGTTCGATTAGCACCAGCGCCAATCGACCGGTTGCGGGTGGGTTAGCATACGTGTGCTCAAAGGAAAGATAGGTAAGTGAGTTGATTTCAGGCAATCCATCCCCCGTCATGGCGTAGTTGGTGTAACGGTTTAGAATTGGCAAGAGTACGTCTGTCATAGTTTGTCCTCCTTTACTAAGACTGGGTTGCTTGATGTTGTGGGCTTTCTTCGAAATCGAACATTGTCAGAACAATCAATAATCAATTAGTCAGACCTACTTAGCTTGCAGCAGTATTTCAGCGTGCAAGCTATGATTTTGTTGTAGCTAACAAGATTGCTATTCAGCATTACCCGCAAGGGGACTTTGATCCATTCAGAATCAATAGAGGGGAAGTTTTTACAACAGTAACTAACCGATGCCTGGCGCTGGTCGCTAATATTAAGCTTTCTCCCCCTTAAAAATAAGTGCGGTAATTACTGGCTTATCCGGTTGCCTGCCTGTAGTGAGAGAGCAACAATTTGACTTAGGTTTTCCCACAGAAAGAGCGCCAGTAACGTCATGAAACCTTTCCCAGCAGGATGTCCCGTTCTGGTTGCAGGATCTGATCCAGTTCGGGAGCGTACTTCAACGATGGCATTAGAGCTTCAAAAAATATCGTCATCGGGATATTTTCGACCACGGTCAGGAAATCTACGGGAGCGGGGCCATCGGCATGACGGTTGAGGACTCCAAACCCGGTTCGTTCGCGGCGGTACTGGCGGCTGGGGGCATGTTGCTTTAGCCACTGATCCAGGGTTGAGGAGCGGGTCATGGATTCAACCAGTTGTTGAAGAATCTCTGGAGGGGGAAGGGTGCGAGTTGCCTTAATCCATGCCTGGTTGAGCAGGTTTTGCCGTTTGTCAGGGTTTAACCAGGCAGCGATCGCCAATCCGCCTGCTGTCGTTTCAAGCTCAGACAAGGACTCCAGGGGCTGCCCATGTGCCAGGTTGAGAACCGCCTGACTCAAAGGAGTGCCATAGGTATCCAGGTCAGCACGGGATCCTTTCAGGTCTCCAACCCACCAGCGCAATCCACCCCGGCTTTGGTGTAGTTGGGAGGTTAGCAATGGTGAATTTTGAGCCGTCGTTGTTGCCAGCATTGCCGTGTATTCCGTTTCCATGCGACTCAGCACGGGTTGATAGAGCGGTTGAAGTTCTGGTAGCCCCCACAGGGGACTGGTGATCAGTAGCGGGTCGCGCAGCGCTTCCAGGGAGAGGGCAGCGATCGCCAGTTCAGAATTTCCCTGCGCCAGTAAACTCAACCCCAGCCCGTAGAAGACTCCCCGCTTTGCCGGAACCAGTTGAGCCGCACGGGCAAACCCCTGACTGGCGGCTTTAGGGTCCCGGTTAATCTGTAGCCATGCCAGATTCGAGTAGCCAAATTCCTGGTCAGGGGCTGCCTGAATGCCCCGTTGCAGCCAGGAAACCCCATCTTGAAGCAAAATCTGCTGCTGCTTCGGGTCACTCATCTGTAAACCGGCATTTCCCAGGTTCCAGCCCAACTGGTAGGAGTAGTAAGGCTCCCAGGGAACCAACTGATGGGAGCGGGTCAACCGTTGAGCAAAGGTATTGAGGTCATTCTGACTCAGGGCGCGAAACCCCTGGCTGGAGAGCATCCAGGCTTGCTGAATGGGAACCAGCCAGACCAGGATGATAGCCAGCAGCCCAAGTCCAGAGAGGGGTGGGAAGTAGGAGGTGAGAGAGTTTTTGGTCGTTGGAGCTTTATCTTCCTGCTTCCTGGCTTCTGGCTCCTCGTCCCCGACCCCTGACTCCTGACTTCTAACTTCTGACTTCTGATTCCTGAACTCTGCGGCTAACACGGCCAGGTAAAGGACAAGAACACCACTGATCGGAATGTTGTCAAGCTGGTAGTCAGTCAGACTGAAGAGAACGTAAGCAGTCAGCCCGCTGAGAATGCAGCCGATCAGGATAGGAGGAGTGGAGGGGTGGGCGGTGGGTTGAAGGTTTAGCGATCGCAGCCAGCGAAGGGTCAGGACGGTGAGGAGGGCAATTGCGCCGACGGCTGTCAGCACTGACCATAGACCTAGCTCTGCCCAGAGTTGAGCGGGTGTGCTGTGTAACTGGTAATGGAGTTCTGCTTCCCGCCCTGCCCAGGTGGGACGATAGCGCTGATAGAGGAGAGGGACATTACCCGGTCCAGCCCCGGTCAGAAGATGACTCAATCCCATACGCCAGCCGGTAGTGACTGTAATCAGGCGATAGGCAAGTTCTCCTTCCCCCTGCCCGGTAAAAAACCCGGTAATCAGCGATCGCAGGCGATTGTTCCCCAGCACCAGTCCTGCCAGACCGACCAGTCCCGCCAGACCGATCAGTCCAACCCAGCGACGGGGTAGCTGACTGCGCCAGAGTAAGCCAGCAACCGCGATCGCCAGCAGCAGCGCTACCCCCAGCCAGCCTCCCCGTGAACTGGTGGTATAGAGATTGACCAGCCCCAGGCAAACACCCGTCAGCCAGACCCACCGTTGCCATCCTGTCTGCACAATCCCCAGCCCCAGGAATAGGGGCAAAACCAGCACCAGATAACCTGCCACATAGTTTTGATGCCCGATCGGGAAACCGTTCCGTAACTCTATATTGGCGAAGTCAAAGGGTAGGCTGACCCCCAGTTGGCGAAACTCCTGTAGTCGAGTCAGTTCTGGTGCCAGCGTTTGACTGCTCCACAGCAACAGGCTAACCAGAATAAACGCTAACGCTAAATAGCCCTGAAAAATCAGCAACCCAATCCGGCGCGAGGGAACCAGCCAGCTATTCAGGGCATACAGGGCCGCGAAAAAGCACAGGACTGCCCAGCCATACCAGTGGGCTTGTCTTGGAAAGGGAGAAAGCAGGGTTGAGAGGAGCAGACCCACCAGCAGAAACCCCACTACCCAATCCAACCGATTGCCCAACCAGGAGAAGCGCCGCTGCCATACTATTCCCAGCAGCCAGAGTACTGGACACAGTAAGCCCACCTGCCAGAACAGAACCCAGGGCCACTCCACCATTGCCGTATTGCTATCGGGCAATAGTGTAAACAGGATGTAAAAGGCAGCGGTCAGCAGCCCCAGAAGGTTTCCCTTTGTGGAGGGAGGAGAGAGAGGAGAGAGGGGGATTGGTTTAGTCATGGAATAAGGGCTGGGGGAGGTTGAAAACCCGGAGGTCTGGGAGGCTATGATTTAGTCGCCCACTGGCTTAGTACGCTCCCCTGCCAAAAAGAACGATTTTGACGGTTTCCAGGAGAATTTCCAGATCCAGGTTGAGTGACCAGTTATCAATGTAATAGAGGTCAAGGCGGGCAGCTTCGTTAAAGGCATCAATTTCGGAGCGACCGGAGATCTGCCATAGTCCGGTGATGCCGGGAAGTACCTGATGGCGAGTATGATGCCAGGGATCGAAGCGTTGAATGTCTCTCAGTGGCAGGGGACGGGGACCAACCAGGCTCATTTGACCCAGCAGAACGTTAATCAGTTGGGGGAGTTCGTCAATGCTGGTTCGGCGCAGGAAGTGCCCGATGCGGGTGATGCGGGGGTCGTTTTTAATCTTGAACATGACGCCATCGCCAGTTTCATTTTGCTGCTCCAGGGCAGCCTGCAGGGAGGCGGCTTCTGGAACCATTGTGCGGAACTTCCACATCTGGAATACTCTGCCATGCAGTCCCATTCGCTCCTGGCAAAAGAGGATGGGTCCCTTAGAGGTCAGCTTGATGGCGATCGCCACTCCCAGAAACAGCGGCGACAGCACCACCAACCCCACCAGTGCCCCCACCAGGTCAATGACGCGCTTGAATCGATAGTCCCACCCACTGAGAAAATCAGCTTCCATTCTGAGGGTCGGCACTCCGGCAAACACTTCGGGCACTCCCCGGCGGTGCAGCATCTCCAGGCTAGAAGGAATCAGCCGTAGCGTTACGCCTGCCCGGCGAAGCTGCCAGTAGAGGCCGGAAGCCAGCTCGCTCTGAGGTAAACCTTCTGCCAGGACTTCTTGCGCACCAGAAGCCAGAATTGCCTGAATTGTGGTCGTGCTGCTGGCCGTGGCGGCGAGGGCAGCTCCGACCAATTTGCAACGAGAGCGCCGTTTCAGCACCCGTGATAGTTGAGACAGTCGTTCTGCGGGAGCCAGGATAAAAACAGGGGTCTGGGTCTGCTCGAAGCGCCGCAGAACCAGACTGGTGATTAACCGAAACCCAATTACCAGGGCAACACTGCCAAACCAGGCAGTGAAGAAGAGCGATCGCGGTAAATCCAGCTTGGGATCATAAAAGTAGCTGATGACCAGGGAAGAGAGATAAACCACACTCACCATCTGACCAGAGCGAATGTAATTTTTCCACTGGGTTGAAGAGCCATACAGTCCACTGCGGGCAAACAGGATGAGGGTGACGACTGCAAACAGCCAGAACAGGAGGGGTAACCCCAGCCAGACTCCCCAGGATAATTGAGGTGGCAGGGGAGAATAGTAGCGATTTAGCCGAACGGCTATCTGCCATGCGATCGCCAGTGCCGCCGTGTCGCTTAACAACAGCACCAGACTCCTTTGCCATCGCCAGCTCAAAATTTGCTGCAACTCAAGCTGACGGGGGGCACGAATATCCGTTGCTTTCTTGTGAGAAACACTATCCATTGCATATGTCGGGGGGAGATGCGTCCAGTAACAGCGTTGGCGCTGCTAACTATTCAGCAGGGCAATGGGCTTAGTATTCCGCAAATGCCAGGGAAACATATCGTGTCCCTAATTTCTCTCTATTTGTAATTACCAGTTTTAATTACCAGGTGGGATCGGTGTAGAGATTGATGGTCAGGCGCGATCGTCCAGGTGGCACCGCACTGATGCAGCTACAGACGGATTCTTCTCCATCAATCTCTACTTCACAGGCATGACAGGACCCCATCAGACAGCCCGTTGGGATTACAATACCCGCACGGGCGGCAACTTGCAGTAAGGGTTCTCCGGGTTCGGCTGCGATGGTTACATCATCGGGCAGGAAGTGAATGCAGACGCTCATAATGGGATTCTAAAGAATGTCTAAACGGAATGAGCTTTTTGATACTTACCCCTTACTGTATGAATCAAGGACAAACGGGTACGTTGCACCGAAAGGGTTAGGGATAATAAGCGCGCCAGAGCATTCAGGTGCGCTTATTTTGTTTTAGCCTAGAATCTTTAGCCTGGAATCGTGGGTTAAGGTCTGTTCGTGACCTGAAATCAGGAAGGATTACTATACCGTGTCAGTCAACAATTGTTAGTTTGTAGTGCTTTTCCTTTGTAGCGTCAACTTCAGTTGGCTTGCTGAAGCAAGCGCTACAAACAATTCCCTGGCAACATATATACTACATTTATAGTACATTCTCGTATATTATATTCTCGCTCCTAATCGTTTAGCCATGCCAGGATAATCGCTTTATCTTCAGCCAGCCCCTTGTAGATTAACGATTTTGGGGTCATGGATTCAATGGCAGAAACCAGTCTGGTGCGCAATAAAGGATCTTGTTTAAGTGGTTGGCAATCTCTGAAATATCCGCGAATTGTAAATAAAGCCGCCTCCTGGTGGGGAAATCCCCAGATCACCTGGCGCTCAATCCGCAGGTAAAGCCGGGGATGAAAGGGATCGAAAGACCTGCCGTGCCACGTCGAGATCGGGACCTGGGGGGGAGCTTCTGGATGATGGTTGAGTCGGGCATCTGTACTGATCCCCCAGGCAAAGCGAACTGTTGGACGACGGGTGATCATTGTATTCACTATCGCTGTTCCCTGTTGACTGATTTTTTCCATCCCGGCAACAGGGGCATGGACAGTGGAAAAATCCCTGCCGATTTTTGCTTCAGCCGCCCAGTGATTGGGGAAGCAGAGGTGAATTGCACTGACCCAATGATGCTCTCCCTCCCGGCAAACCACGGTCAGATCTTCCTGAACCTGAGCTGCCAGGGCATCTAAAGCAGAAACATAGGGTGGCGATCCGGGTTCAGCATCAGGCTGGAGTTGGAGTTGAACATCTTGTAACTGGCCTGTTTCATCCAGATACAGGGTTTCGCCAGTTTGTCGGCAGTGAAGCACGGTACTGCCATTTTTCAGTTGTTCGGCATGAAACCACTGGGGGTGTTCCTGGGTCAGGCGTCGGGCGATGAACCGGGCGATCGCCCCGGCTACCTCATCCCTATAGTTACAGGTTTGATAGTACTTGGTCAGGCGCTCAGCCCGCGCCATTTGCTTCATCTGGCGATAGTGGGGGAAGTTGCGGTCAAACTGAAATACCTGCTGATCTATCTGACCGTTGCCAAAATCATAACCAAGCGGCACCATTCCTGGCTTAATTTCATAACGCCCGGTTTCAAGCGGAAAATAGCGGGGCGCATTTTCAATCATTTCTACTGGTCTGGCTTCCTGGAGCCAGCAGTTGACAGGCTTCATGCGGTGAAGTCGGGGATTGAGTATCAGGTATCAGGTATCGGGTATTAAGATGTCCTATTGAGATAGAACCACAAGGACCGATTGGCACAGCCTGCCCAGAGGGCATAGAGTAGCAGAGACACTTGCTTTGTGTCCTTTGTGCCTCTGTGATCAGTTTTACTGATTATTACATCCTCGATCCTCCGGATCGCTATGTGTAGATTGTCATGGTTGACCTGTTACTGGTAATGACGTTGGGGTTTCTGGGAAGTTTTGGCCATTGTGTTGGCATGTGTGGACCCCTGACCGTTGCTTTTTCATTAACGCCCCGACAGGTGGCATCCGCTGACTGGAAACGACAGCTTTTTTTTCATGGACTGCTGAACTTGGGGCGCATTTTGAGCTATGCCCTGGTTGGTGCTGGGATCGGTGCCGTTGGTTCCGTTCTGATCGCTGGTGGGCAACTGGCTGGTATTGACAGTGTTTTGCGGCGATCGCTCACTCTTGTCACAGGTTGTTTGCTGATCTGGATGGGATTGGCTCAAGTTTCGCCGCAAGGGTTACCCCAGATTCCCCTGCTCCATCCCTTCCTCAAAGGAACGCTGCATGAACGGTTGAATCAGTCCATGATGCAGCTTTCCCAGCAGTCTGGCGGACTTACCCCCGCCCTTTTAGGCTTTACCTGGGGGCTGATTCCCTGTGGTTTTCTTTACGCAGCTCAGATTAAGGCGGCAGAAACAGGCAACCTCTGGCAAGGTGCAGTCACCATGCTGGCTTTTGGGCTGGGTACTGTTCCTTCCATGCTGGGAATTGGACTATTTAGCGCCTTACTCAGTACGGATCGACGCAGCCAGCTATTTCGCTCAGGGGGTTGGGTAACACTGGCGATCGGCATCCTGACTCTGCTGCGAACCGACCAGATGGTGGACTATACCGGGCACGCTGCCCTGCTTTTGCTCATCCTGGCACTGATTGCCCGCCCGATTGCCCGTTTTTGGGCACAACCCCTGCAATATCGCCGTGCCCTGGGGGTGGGGGCATTTGCGCTCTCGGTTGCCCATACCCTGCACATGATTGACCATACGTTTAACTGGAACTCTGAAGCGCTGGTATTCATGTTGCCCATGCACCAGGTGGCAATCTGGTCTGGCACCATCGCCCTCCTGCTCATGCTACCGGCTGCCCTCACCAGCTTTGACTGGATGGTGAACTACCTGGGCAAATACTGGCGCAGGATCCATCTGCTGACGGTTCCTGCCCTGCTGCTGGCAGTAACCCATGCCATCCTGATTGGTTCCAGTTACCTGGGCAAACTGGAATGGACAACAGCCCAAAAGGGAGTGTCTGCTCTACTCGCCGGGATTGCCCTTGCTGTCCTGCTCATCCGCTCCCGTTGGGCAGGCGAACTGTTGAAATTGGATCGACCGTCATGACAGAGAGGGGTATTCGCCCAACTGGCAGGCCAGTTCCATGCAGATTCTCTATTGCTCTGAATTCTCTATTGCTCCGACAGGATACTCTGTTTAATTGTCTCTCCATCTTTGAGCGGTCTGCCACTGCGAACAACAAATCGTTCACCTGACTTTAAGCCAGACAGAATTTCGACTCTACCATCCCCTTGATTGCCCAACTTCACCGATCGCGAAATCACCGTAGGCGGTTCACTCTCTGGATTGATTACAAACAACAGCCCCTCTTGCTGAGGTGGTTTGCCCTGCCTGCCTGGGTTGGGCGACCCTGAAGGTCCAGACTTCTGGCTTTTCTGCGTCCGGTCTGACTGGAGTGCAGTCAGAGGAACCACAATGGTGGTTACTTGTGGTTGCTCAAAGCTGACCCGTGCCAGCAAGCCACTGCCAATTTTCCCCCCTGAGTTGGGAATCGTCACCTCAATCGGAACCAGATGCGAGGTAGGGTCAGCAGCGGGCGAAACACGGGTGACAGTCCCAACCAATTTCTGGTTGGGCAAAGCATCCAGCCGTACCTGTGCTTTGCCTCCCAATCTGACCTTTGTCAGTTCAAGTTCTGATACCTGAACAGTAACTTTTGCCTGACTGAAGTCTCCCAGTTTCAACAGTTCTGTACCGGGTTGCACCAGGTTCCCAATTTCAGTGGTACGGGCAATCACCGACCCGGTCAGGGGAGAGTTGACCATTGCATAGGAACGACGTTCTCGTGCCTGGGCAACCAGTGCTCGCTGGGCATTTACCCGACGCTCGGCAGCGACAATCGCTTCCTGCTGGTTTCGGACCTGTTCCTGCGCTGATCGCAACACTTGAGCGGCTGTCCTCGCTTCCGTGCGTGCCTGCTCTGCCCGTTGCTGACTGGAGACTCCATCCTGGGCCAATCCTTCCAAACGGGCAGCATCGGCTTCTGCCTGCTGGAGTTGCAGCCTTGCCTGCTCAACCCGTGTGGTTGCTTCGCTGACCTGGGTCTTCAGGCGAGATACTTCTGACTGACGGGCAGCCAGTTCAGCCTCTGCATTGGCAACCAGTGCCCGTGGTATCGCATCATCAATTTGAACCAGGGTTTGTCCCTGACGGATGCGATCGCCCACATCCACAGTCAAGCGTAATACCTGCCCGTCAATTTGAGCGCGAAGGGAAACCTCCCGCAGGGGTTGAGTTGTGCCGGTATATTCGCGAACCTGGCTGAGCGGAGCAGGTCTGGCGATTGCCACATCCACAGGGGTTGGTCCCGGATTGCGGGCGGCTCCTGCTTGCCGGGCATCCGCTCCTCCCTCAGGCAATGACCCGCAACTTGAAAGGGTAGCCAGTGCCACCCCTCCCAAAATAAATGGAACCACTATCTGTAAGCCTGACTGACCGTGGGCAAGTAAATCTGATAAGGTTTGTGCAGAAGTCTTGGAAGAAGACATAGAAGTGAATTCCTCGATCAGGGGAGGTGGAGCCATTTCATGGGA is from Leptothermofonsia sichuanensis E412 and encodes:
- a CDS encoding UPF0175 family protein: MQITIDLPDDLALTESDLRREIAIALFQQNHISLGRASKIAGIYIMDFQKLLADRGICVHYDVEDLEQDVQHLRDRGWLRLLSAIPLPFLILPLSIASDC
- a CDS encoding O-antigen ligase family protein, with protein sequence MTKPIPLSPLSPPSTKGNLLGLLTAAFYILFTLLPDSNTAMVEWPWVLFWQVGLLCPVLWLLGIVWQRRFSWLGNRLDWVVGFLLVGLLLSTLLSPFPRQAHWYGWAVLCFFAALYALNSWLVPSRRIGLLIFQGYLALAFILVSLLLWSSQTLAPELTRLQEFRQLGVSLPFDFANIELRNGFPIGHQNYVAGYLVLVLPLFLGLGIVQTGWQRWVWLTGVCLGLVNLYTTSSRGGWLGVALLLAIAVAGLLWRSQLPRRWVGLIGLAGLVGLAGLVLGNNRLRSLITGFFTGQGEGELAYRLITVTTGWRMGLSHLLTGAGPGNVPLLYQRYRPTWAGREAELHYQLHSTPAQLWAELGLWSVLTAVGAIALLTVLTLRWLRSLNLQPTAHPSTPPILIGCILSGLTAYVLFSLTDYQLDNIPISGVLVLYLAVLAAEFRNQKSEVRSQESGVGDEEPEARKQEDKAPTTKNSLTSYFPPLSGLGLLAIILVWLVPIQQAWMLSSQGFRALSQNDLNTFAQRLTRSHQLVPWEPYYSYQLGWNLGNAGLQMSDPKQQQILLQDGVSWLQRGIQAAPDQEFGYSNLAWLQINRDPKAASQGFARAAQLVPAKRGVFYGLGLSLLAQGNSELAIAALSLEALRDPLLITSPLWGLPELQPLYQPVLSRMETEYTAMLATTTAQNSPLLTSQLHQSRGGLRWWVGDLKGSRADLDTYGTPLSQAVLNLAHGQPLESLSELETTAGGLAIAAWLNPDKRQNLLNQAWIKATRTLPPPEILQQLVESMTRSSTLDQWLKQHAPSRQYRRERTGFGVLNRHADGPAPVDFLTVVENIPMTIFFEALMPSLKYAPELDQILQPERDILLGKVS
- a CDS encoding sugar transferase, producing MDSVSHKKATDIRAPRQLELQQILSWRWQRSLVLLLSDTAALAIAWQIAVRLNRYYSPLPPQLSWGVWLGLPLLFWLFAVVTLILFARSGLYGSSTQWKNYIRSGQMVSVVYLSSLVISYFYDPKLDLPRSLFFTAWFGSVALVIGFRLITSLVLRRFEQTQTPVFILAPAERLSQLSRVLKRRSRCKLVGAALAATASSTTTIQAILASGAQEVLAEGLPQSELASGLYWQLRRAGVTLRLIPSSLEMLHRRGVPEVFAGVPTLRMEADFLSGWDYRFKRVIDLVGALVGLVVLSPLFLGVAIAIKLTSKGPILFCQERMGLHGRVFQMWKFRTMVPEAASLQAALEQQNETGDGVMFKIKNDPRITRIGHFLRRTSIDELPQLINVLLGQMSLVGPRPLPLRDIQRFDPWHHTRHQVLPGITGLWQISGRSEIDAFNEAARLDLYYIDNWSLNLDLEILLETVKIVLFGRGAY
- a CDS encoding 2Fe-2S iron-sulfur cluster-binding protein; its protein translation is MSVCIHFLPDDVTIAAEPGEPLLQVAARAGIVIPTGCLMGSCHACEVEIDGEESVCSCISAVPPGRSRLTINLYTDPTW
- a CDS encoding heme-dependent oxidative N-demethylase family protein encodes the protein MKPVNCWLQEARPVEMIENAPRYFPLETGRYEIKPGMVPLGYDFGNGQIDQQVFQFDRNFPHYRQMKQMARAERLTKYYQTCNYRDEVAGAIARFIARRLTQEHPQWFHAEQLKNGSTVLHCRQTGETLYLDETGQLQDVQLQLQPDAEPGSPPYVSALDALAAQVQEDLTVVCREGEHHWVSAIHLCFPNHWAAEAKIGRDFSTVHAPVAGMEKISQQGTAIVNTMITRRPTVRFAWGISTDARLNHHPEAPPQVPISTWHGRSFDPFHPRLYLRIERQVIWGFPHQEAALFTIRGYFRDCQPLKQDPLLRTRLVSAIESMTPKSLIYKGLAEDKAIILAWLND
- a CDS encoding urease accessory protein UreH domain-containing protein codes for the protein MVDLLLVMTLGFLGSFGHCVGMCGPLTVAFSLTPRQVASADWKRQLFFHGLLNLGRILSYALVGAGIGAVGSVLIAGGQLAGIDSVLRRSLTLVTGCLLIWMGLAQVSPQGLPQIPLLHPFLKGTLHERLNQSMMQLSQQSGGLTPALLGFTWGLIPCGFLYAAQIKAAETGNLWQGAVTMLAFGLGTVPSMLGIGLFSALLSTDRRSQLFRSGGWVTLAIGILTLLRTDQMVDYTGHAALLLLILALIARPIARFWAQPLQYRRALGVGAFALSVAHTLHMIDHTFNWNSEALVFMLPMHQVAIWSGTIALLLMLPAALTSFDWMVNYLGKYWRRIHLLTVPALLLAVTHAILIGSSYLGKLEWTTAQKGVSALLAGIALAVLLIRSRWAGELLKLDRPS
- a CDS encoding efflux RND transporter periplasmic adaptor subunit — translated: MSSSKTSAQTLSDLLAHGQSGLQIVVPFILGGVALATLSSCGSLPEGGADARQAGAARNPGPTPVDVAIARPAPLSQVREYTGTTQPLREVSLRAQIDGQVLRLTVDVGDRIRQGQTLVQIDDAIPRALVANAEAELAARQSEVSRLKTQVSEATTRVEQARLQLQQAEADAARLEGLAQDGVSSQQRAEQARTEARTAAQVLRSAQEQVRNQQEAIVAAERRVNAQRALVAQARERRSYAMVNSPLTGSVIARTTEIGNLVQPGTELLKLGDFSQAKVTVQVSELELTKVRLGGKAQVRLDALPNQKLVGTVTRVSPAADPTSHLVPIEVTIPNSGGKIGSGLLARVSFEQPQVTTIVVPLTALQSDRTQKSQKSGPSGSPNPGRQGKPPQQEGLLFVINPESEPPTVISRSVKLGNQGDGRVEILSGLKSGERFVVRSGRPLKDGETIKQSILSEQ